The Plodia interpunctella isolate USDA-ARS_2022_Savannah chromosome 11, ilPloInte3.2, whole genome shotgun sequence genome includes a window with the following:
- the LOC128673538 gene encoding uncharacterized protein LOC128673538, giving the protein MWSEFVLICVFGFTSSLTTSFDLGGVISGNRMAGVPLGRSLGEGSLDVEGICQEAGMACLNCTHAVTCIPLPVGWLKVPLQECTGDTTCNARLGTCSPQHVPECDPGLEQYQHSCEQVGIFPDAVDCRKFHLCSPPDGFPEGRPADHREAHCPRHYGYDPQIAQCSIQLFKGQCAEKPIPTCTEIGQTGVVPSSLNHYYVCLSKQGRIQPQVFICPNGWYFWEGFCRPTPPVQKATDEPETTEYSRNVESETTTETSEDHVTSRIDSFFSTEKSSTYVPDTFLADKFDLANYESTDDAGPSSDVFFSDSSENSSDFW; this is encoded by the exons atGTGGTCCGAATTTGTGTTGATATGTGTTTTTGGATTTACCAGCTCT cTGACGACCTCCTTTGACCTCGGAGGCGTTATATCCGGTAACCGCATGGCTGGTGTGCCTCTAGGGAGGTCCCTAGGAGAGGGTTCGTTGGATGTGGAAGGTATCTGTCAGGAGGCTGGAATGGCCTGTCTAAACTGTACCCACGCAGTGACTTGCATACCCTTGCCTGTTGGATGGTTGAAG GTGCCACTCCAGGAATGTACAGGTGACACGACCTGCAATGCTCGCCTCGGCACTTGTTCGCCCCAACACGTACCTGAGTGCGACCCAGGTCTTGAACAGTACCAGCATTCTTGTGAGCAG GTTGGAATCTTCCCAGACGCCGTGGACTGCCGCAAGTTCCACCTGTGTTCTCCTCCAGACGGCTTCCCTGAAGGTAGACCCGCAGACCACAGGGAGGCACACTGCCCTAGACACTATGGATATGACCCGCAGATAGCACAATGTTCT ATTCAACTATTCAAAGGACAGTGTGCCGAAAAGCCGATCCCCACTTGCACCGAAATCGGCCAAACTGGAGTGGTTCCATCAAGCCTCAACCACTATTACGTCTGTCTCTCAAAACAAGGCCGAATCCAACCACAAGTCTTCATTTGTCCGAACGGTTGGTACTTCTGGGAGGGTTTCTGCCGTCCCACACCACCTGTCCAGAAAGCTACTGACGAACCTGAAACCACAGAATATTCTAGAAATGTTGAATCAGAAACTACAACGGAAACAAGTGAAGATCACGTCACTAGTAGAATAGATAGTTTCTTCTCAACAGAGAAAAGTAGTACTTACGTTCCTGATACGTTTTTAGCtgataaatttgatttggCTAATTACGAGTCTACAGATGATGCTGGACCGTCGAGCGATGTATTCTTCTCTGATTCGTCTGAGAATAGTTCTGATTTCTGGTAG